In Oceanivirga salmonicida, the following are encoded in one genomic region:
- a CDS encoding ABC transporter permease has protein sequence MENKKKRKFGMENIELTLLSIPTITWFILFCYLPIMGIIMAFKRYRIFPRKGFFYSLLNSEWVGLNNFKFILKTNDIYILLRNTIVYNIIFIIMGIVIPVTLAILIKELYSTFRSKLYQTLMFFPYFMSWVIVSYFIYAFLSTDKGVINNILVYFGKERVSWYTQSDYWPYLLVFIRNWKATGYGMIVYLATIAGIDPTLYEAAVVDGASKWQQVKYITLPGLKRVIIIMFILSVGGIFYSDFGLFYQSTRGVPGSLFNVAATLDTYVFNALKGGSPIGTITAVALLQSIACCITILTANYIVKKVDKESAII, from the coding sequence TTGGAAAATAAGAAAAAAAGAAAATTTGGTATGGAAAATATAGAATTAACTTTATTATCTATACCAACAATAACATGGTTTATCTTATTTTGTTATTTACCTATTATGGGTATAATAATGGCTTTTAAAAGATATAGAATATTTCCTAGAAAAGGCTTTTTTTATAGCTTACTTAATAGTGAATGGGTAGGTTTGAATAATTTTAAATTCATTTTAAAGACTAATGACATATATATATTATTAAGAAATACCATAGTGTATAATATTATATTTATAATTATGGGTATAGTTATACCAGTAACATTAGCAATACTTATAAAAGAACTATATAGTACATTTAGATCTAAACTATATCAAACTTTAATGTTTTTCCCATATTTTATGTCTTGGGTAATAGTAAGTTATTTTATATACGCTTTTCTAAGTACAGATAAGGGAGTGATAAATAATATATTAGTTTATTTTGGAAAAGAAAGAGTAAGTTGGTACACCCAAAGTGATTATTGGCCATATTTATTAGTATTTATACGGAATTGGAAAGCTACTGGTTATGGAATGATAGTATATTTGGCAACTATTGCAGGGATAGATCCAACTTTATACGAAGCAGCGGTTGTTGATGGAGCTAGTAAATGGCAACAAGTTAAGTATATAACTTTACCAGGATTAAAAAGAGTAATAATTATAATGTTTATATTAAGTGTTGGTGGTATATTTTATTCAGACTTTGGATTATTTTATCAATCAACAAGGGGAGTACCAGGTTCATTATTTAATGTAGCAGCAACATTAGATACTTATGTATTTAATGCATTAAAAGGCGGTTCTCCAATAGGAACTATAACTGCAGTTGCATTATTACAATCTATTGCTTGTTGTATAACTATATTAACGGCAAATTATATCGTTAAAAAAGTAGATAAAGAA
- a CDS encoding glycoside hydrolase family 125 protein: MQISEKLYDLIRDSDEISDKTKKIFKNCMENTLSRTLISTDRDDYFVITGDIPAMWLRDSSGQIKPLFYLDIKEADDIIKKVIKRQLYCLDKDLYANAFNMTNNGKSWDRNDITEWNDHIWERKYELDSICYPLDTIYMYYEKTGDLEIFDNKFFELLNKIINMLIVEQHHLEKSTYHFERPNPYVYYDTLANNGKGSNVAYTGMSWSGFRPSDDACTYQYLIPSNFYLVKVLGKLIKIMKQNFSDKVILIEKMEKLKNEVKEGIEKYAIFEDSDFGKIYAYEVDGLGNSLCMDDANVPSLLSLPYLECVKNDDIIYENTRKFVLSSKNPYYYEGTNAKGIGSPHTPKNYIWHIALSIQSMTEKDKVKQKEILDIIEKTDADKFLMHEGFNKDNHYEYTRDWFSWSNSLYCEAVLKYLGFERIRKQRV; this comes from the coding sequence ATGCAAATTAGTGAAAAGTTATATGACTTAATAAGAGATAGTGATGAAATATCTGATAAAACTAAAAAAATATTCAAAAATTGTATGGAAAATACATTGAGTAGAACACTTATATCAACAGATAGAGATGATTATTTTGTAATAACAGGAGATATTCCTGCTATGTGGTTAAGGGATTCTAGTGGACAAATAAAGCCTTTATTTTATCTAGATATAAAAGAAGCAGATGATATTATTAAAAAAGTGATAAAAAGACAATTATATTGTTTAGATAAAGATTTATATGCTAATGCTTTTAATATGACTAATAATGGAAAATCATGGGATAGAAATGATATAACAGAGTGGAATGATCATATTTGGGAACGAAAATATGAACTAGATTCTATATGTTATCCATTAGATACAATATATATGTACTATGAAAAAACAGGAGATTTAGAAATATTTGATAATAAATTTTTTGAATTATTAAATAAAATAATAAATATGTTGATAGTTGAACAACATCATTTAGAAAAATCAACATATCATTTTGAAAGACCTAATCCATATGTATACTATGATACATTAGCTAATAATGGAAAAGGGTCAAATGTAGCATATACAGGTATGTCTTGGAGCGGGTTTAGACCTAGTGATGATGCTTGTACATATCAATATTTAATTCCATCTAATTTTTACTTAGTTAAGGTATTAGGAAAACTTATAAAAATAATGAAGCAAAATTTTTCTGATAAAGTTATTTTAATAGAAAAAATGGAAAAATTAAAAAATGAAGTTAAAGAAGGCATAGAAAAATATGCAATATTTGAAGATAGTGATTTTGGTAAAATCTATGCTTATGAAGTTGATGGTTTAGGAAATAGTTTATGTATGGATGATGCTAATGTTCCATCATTACTTAGTTTACCTTATTTAGAATGTGTAAAAAATGATGATATTATATATGAAAATACTAGAAAATTTGTATTAAGTAGTAAAAATCCTTATTATTATGAAGGAACCAATGCTAAGGGTATAGGAAGTCCGCATACTCCTAAAAACTATATTTGGCATATAGCATTATCTATTCAATCTATGACTGAAAAAGATAAAGTTAAACAAAAAGAAATTTTAGATATAATAGAAAAAACTGATGCTGATAAATTTTTAATGCATGAAGGTTTTAATAAAGATAATCATTATGAATACACTAGAGATTGGTTCTCTTGGTCCAATTCTTTATACTGCGAAGCAGTGCTAAAATATTTAGGGTTTGAAAGAATTAGAAAGCAAAGGGTGTGA
- a CDS encoding alpha-mannosidase, with product MKKTVHIISHSHLDREWYLPLIEHQMYLVDLIDNILELSKDSRFNSFHLDGQVIPLEDYLKIKPENREKLIGLISSGKLKIGPWYVLQDSFLISAESNLRNLQVGIKEAKRYLKGVDIKEHMFIGYFPDTFGNVGQMPQILKRAGIDIAYFGRGVKATGFDNIVVEDFTSKNSEMYWSSKNSDKVLGILFANWYCNAIEIPVDKNIAKTYWDQKIKDVEKYASTSHLLMMNGCDHQPLQMNILDAIDTANELYDDYEFIHSNLFDYYKAVKKEVFDKKLNLNNINGELRSQKTDGWYTLQGTSSNRVILKKQNKKAEFLLEEVVEPLLYSIYDKKQYPYDAIHYAYKTLISNHPHDSICGTGIDSIHKGMLERFKEVIELSNHLVNRALYDFSKNVNTTNLDYEYMLSVHNINQYSTIKEIEAEIDYKTIKFKDMHYQKAYELLKNENIPKSVIIYDGDKEVYRTNLKQAKVLFDYKIPDDSFRVPYWTQKLKFNAVIPMEAFSRKVFNLKFLFDELEKVSNIKIGKDYLENEYIKLSVNNDGTFNLYNKKDKIELLNLGVIEDNGDVGNEYIYKRANAKSIYSNENQNIKYNIKSITKDKAIIEIYDTIKIPVSAENDFEKIKEQMQEVTIRNVKRADDLVEFKIIKTLELNTYDKVVKLNIKFNNIAKDHRLRILFANDIKTDYVYPESIYEVVKRPIMPSKEWLNPDNSQNLNRFVNLRDENMGLTIGTNGIAEYEVLKDDNTLALSIGRYTGEIGDWGYFPTEDSQEQGEIDLDLYIDLYKGDEIKSYHRILEYRKQVQCIQIYPNNKGNIEANKKLDIELGNNMLMALNRNENKTGIIRLCNYSKNANNIKINSINELNILENEIISIDENNVKNINAYEIRTFELGDNDAN from the coding sequence ATGAAAAAAACTGTACACATAATATCTCATTCTCATCTAGATAGAGAATGGTATTTGCCTTTAATAGAGCATCAAATGTATTTAGTTGATTTAATTGATAATATTTTAGAATTATCTAAAGATAGTAGATTTAATAGTTTTCATTTAGATGGACAAGTAATACCACTTGAAGATTATTTAAAAATTAAACCAGAAAATAGAGAAAAACTTATTGGTTTAATATCTAGCGGAAAATTGAAAATAGGGCCTTGGTATGTATTGCAAGATTCCTTTTTAATAAGTGCAGAATCTAATCTAAGGAATTTACAAGTAGGAATTAAAGAAGCTAAGAGATATTTAAAGGGAGTAGATATAAAAGAGCATATGTTTATAGGCTATTTCCCAGATACTTTTGGAAATGTAGGTCAAATGCCACAAATATTAAAAAGAGCAGGAATAGATATAGCATATTTTGGTAGGGGTGTTAAGGCAACTGGTTTTGATAATATTGTTGTAGAAGATTTTACTTCTAAAAATTCTGAAATGTATTGGAGTTCAAAAAATAGTGATAAAGTTTTAGGTATACTTTTCGCAAATTGGTATTGTAATGCAATAGAAATTCCAGTAGACAAAAATATTGCTAAAACATATTGGGATCAAAAGATAAAAGATGTTGAAAAATATGCAAGTACATCACATTTACTTATGATGAATGGTTGTGATCATCAACCTTTGCAAATGAATATATTAGATGCTATTGATACTGCAAATGAACTTTATGATGATTATGAATTTATACATTCAAATTTATTTGATTATTATAAGGCAGTGAAAAAAGAAGTATTTGATAAAAAATTAAATCTTAATAATATAAACGGAGAGTTAAGATCTCAAAAAACAGATGGTTGGTATACTTTACAAGGAACATCATCTAATAGAGTTATACTAAAAAAACAAAATAAAAAGGCAGAATTTTTATTAGAAGAAGTGGTAGAGCCATTGCTTTATTCAATATATGATAAAAAACAATACCCCTATGATGCTATACATTACGCATATAAGACATTAATATCAAATCATCCGCATGATAGTATATGTGGAACAGGTATAGATAGCATACACAAAGGTATGTTAGAAAGATTTAAGGAAGTAATAGAATTATCTAATCATTTGGTTAATAGAGCCTTGTATGATTTTTCTAAAAATGTAAATACAACTAATTTAGATTATGAATATATGTTGTCAGTGCATAATATAAATCAATATTCAACAATAAAAGAAATAGAAGCAGAAATAGATTATAAAACTATTAAATTTAAAGATATGCATTATCAAAAAGCGTATGAATTATTGAAAAATGAAAATATACCAAAATCTGTAATAATTTATGATGGAGATAAAGAAGTTTATAGAACAAATTTAAAGCAGGCTAAGGTCTTATTTGATTACAAAATACCTGATGATAGTTTTAGAGTACCATACTGGACACAAAAACTAAAATTTAATGCAGTAATACCTATGGAAGCATTTAGTAGAAAGGTATTTAATTTAAAGTTTTTATTTGATGAATTAGAAAAAGTCTCAAATATAAAAATAGGTAAAGATTATTTAGAAAATGAGTATATAAAATTAAGTGTAAATAATGATGGAACTTTTAATTTATATAATAAAAAAGATAAGATTGAACTTTTAAATTTAGGTGTAATAGAAGATAATGGTGATGTTGGAAATGAGTATATATATAAAAGAGCAAATGCTAAATCTATATATTCAAATGAAAATCAAAATATTAAATATAATATAAAAAGTATTACAAAAGATAAGGCTATTATAGAAATTTATGACACAATAAAAATACCAGTATCAGCAGAAAATGATTTTGAAAAAATTAAAGAGCAAATGCAAGAAGTTACAATAAGAAATGTTAAAAGAGCAGATGATTTAGTTGAATTTAAAATTATTAAGACATTAGAATTAAATACATATGATAAAGTAGTTAAATTAAATATTAAATTTAATAATATAGCAAAAGATCATAGGCTAAGAATATTATTTGCTAATGATATTAAAACAGATTATGTTTACCCTGAAAGTATTTATGAAGTAGTTAAAAGACCAATAATGCCAAGTAAAGAATGGTTAAATCCAGATAATTCACAAAATTTAAATAGATTTGTTAATTTAAGAGATGAAAATATGGGATTAACTATAGGTACTAATGGGATAGCAGAATATGAAGTTTTAAAAGATGACAATACACTTGCTTTAAGTATAGGAAGATACACAGGAGAGATAGGAGACTGGGGATATTTCCCGACAGAAGATTCACAAGAACAAGGTGAAATTGATTTAGATTTATACATAGACTTATATAAAGGAGATGAAATTAAATCTTATCATAGAATATTAGAATATAGAAAACAAGTGCAATGCATACAAATATATCCTAATAATAAAGGAAATATAGAAGCTAATAAAAAATTAGATATTGAATTAGGGAATAATATGTTAATGGCATTAAATAGAAATGAAAATAAAACAGGAATTATAAGGCTTTGTAATTATTCAAAAAATGCAAATAATATAAAAATAAATTCTATAAATGAACTTAATATATTAGAAAATGAAATTATATCAATAGATGAAAATAATGTTAAAAATATTAATGCTTATGAAATTAGAACATTTGAATTGGGTGATAATGATGCAAATTAG
- a CDS encoding ABC transporter ATP-binding protein has product MANVTLKGVEKQYPNGFKAVHGIDLEIKDGEFMVFVGPSGCAKSTTLRMIAGLEEITGGEVYIGDKLVNDVPPKDREIAMVFQSYALYPHMTVYENMAFGLKLRKTPKDEIDRRVREAAEKLEITELLDRKPKEMSGGQRQRVALGRAIVRKPKVFLFDEPLSNLDAKLRVSMRVRITQLHKELKNTMIYVTHDQVEAMTMGDRITVLKLGKIMQVDTPLNLYHKPANKFVAGFIGSPTMNLIEADLVEKDNKVYVKIGDTFIEIAKEKADKVKTYVGKKVIFGIRPEAIEAVDEATPESVVGDISVVEQMGNEEYIYFTLGNVQWTSRMNVEGLADLRQTGKHNFKFDTTKCHIFDIDTEENVSL; this is encoded by the coding sequence ATGGCAAATGTAACATTAAAAGGAGTTGAAAAACAATATCCAAATGGCTTTAAAGCGGTACATGGAATAGATTTAGAAATAAAAGATGGAGAATTTATGGTATTTGTAGGACCAAGTGGCTGTGCAAAATCAACAACTTTAAGAATGATAGCAGGATTAGAGGAAATAACGGGAGGAGAAGTTTACATAGGAGATAAACTAGTAAATGATGTCCCACCAAAAGATAGAGAAATAGCAATGGTATTCCAAAGTTATGCCCTATATCCACATATGACAGTATATGAAAATATGGCATTTGGACTAAAATTAAGAAAGACACCAAAAGATGAAATAGATAGAAGAGTAAGAGAAGCAGCAGAGAAATTAGAAATAACAGAACTATTAGATAGAAAACCAAAGGAAATGTCTGGTGGTCAAAGACAAAGGGTAGCCTTAGGTAGAGCAATAGTAAGAAAACCAAAAGTATTCTTATTTGACGAACCATTATCTAACTTAGATGCAAAACTAAGGGTATCAATGAGAGTAAGAATAACACAATTACATAAAGAATTAAAAAATACAATGATATATGTAACTCATGACCAAGTAGAAGCAATGACAATGGGAGATAGAATAACAGTATTAAAACTAGGTAAGATAATGCAAGTAGATACACCACTAAATCTATATCATAAACCAGCAAATAAGTTTGTGGCAGGATTTATAGGTTCACCTACAATGAACTTAATAGAAGCAGACTTAGTAGAAAAAGATAATAAAGTATATGTTAAGATAGGTGATACATTCATAGAGATAGCCAAAGAAAAAGCAGATAAGGTAAAGACATATGTAGGTAAGAAAGTAATCTTTGGGATAAGACCAGAAGCAATAGAGGCAGTAGATGAGGCAACACCTGAGAGTGTAGTAGGAGATATATCAGTAGTAGAACAAATGGGAAATGAAGAATATATATACTTCACATTAGGAAATGTGCAATGGACAAGTAGAATGAATGTAGAAGGCTTAGCAGATTTAAGACAAACAGGAAAACATAACTTTAAATTTGATACAACAAAATGTCATATATTTGATATAGATACAGAAGAAAATGTTAGTTTGTGA
- a CDS encoding glycoside hydrolase family 1 protein, with the protein MIKFPKNFYWGSSISAEQSEGRFENDNKGLTTWDKFYEIEPYKFYNNIGPDKTTSMYKYFKEDIQLLKKTGHNAFRTSISWARLIPNGIGEINDKAVKFYREYFNELKNNGIEPFVNLSHFDIPLTLQEKYNGFESKVVVEAYSQYAKTCFKLFGDIVKTWFTFNEPIVSVECGYLLQYHYPLEVDSKKAVKVAYNIALASAKAIKEFKNIVTDGKIGIILNLTPAYPRSNNKYDLKAARIAELFASKSFLDPSVKGFYPDELIEIIKKHDLMPEYTREELDIIRNNTVNILGINYYQPLRVCAKKNKPNDEAPFMPTYYYDHYEMPARRMNPYRGWEIYPKGIYDISKNIKENYGNIPWFVAENGMGVENEERFLKNGIIEDDYRIEFFKEHLEFLYKGIKEGSNCLGYLVWTSIDCWSWLNSYKNRYGLISLDLKTNKRSIKKSGLWFNELSKNNGF; encoded by the coding sequence ATGATTAAATTTCCAAAAAATTTTTATTGGGGAAGTTCTATAAGTGCAGAACAAAGTGAAGGAAGATTTGAAAATGATAATAAAGGTTTAACGACATGGGATAAATTTTATGAGATAGAACCATATAAGTTCTATAATAATATAGGTCCTGATAAAACTACAAGTATGTATAAATATTTTAAAGAAGATATTCAATTATTAAAAAAAACAGGACATAATGCATTTAGAACTTCTATATCTTGGGCTAGATTAATACCCAATGGTATAGGTGAAATTAATGATAAAGCAGTTAAATTTTACAGAGAGTATTTTAATGAATTAAAAAATAATGGTATAGAGCCTTTTGTAAATTTATCACATTTTGATATACCTTTAACTTTACAAGAAAAATATAATGGATTTGAAAGTAAAGTTGTAGTAGAAGCATATAGTCAGTACGCAAAAACTTGTTTTAAATTATTTGGAGATATAGTTAAAACTTGGTTTACTTTTAATGAACCTATAGTATCAGTTGAATGTGGGTATTTATTACAATATCATTATCCACTAGAAGTGGATTCTAAAAAAGCCGTTAAAGTTGCATATAATATAGCTTTGGCATCTGCGAAAGCAATAAAAGAATTTAAAAATATAGTTACAGATGGGAAAATTGGAATAATATTAAATCTAACACCAGCATACCCTAGATCTAATAATAAATATGATTTAAAGGCTGCTAGAATAGCAGAATTATTTGCCAGTAAATCATTTTTAGACCCGAGTGTTAAAGGTTTTTACCCAGATGAATTAATAGAGATAATAAAAAAACATGATTTAATGCCTGAATATACTAGGGAAGAGTTAGATATAATAAGAAATAATACAGTTAATATATTGGGAATAAACTATTACCAGCCTTTAAGAGTTTGTGCTAAAAAAAATAAACCTAATGATGAAGCACCATTTATGCCAACATACTATTATGATCATTATGAAATGCCCGCTAGGAGAATGAATCCATACAGGGGTTGGGAAATATACCCAAAAGGTATATATGATATTTCAAAAAATATTAAAGAAAATTATGGGAATATACCTTGGTTCGTAGCAGAAAACGGTATGGGTGTTGAAAATGAAGAAAGATTTTTAAAAAATGGAATTATAGAAGATGATTATAGAATAGAATTTTTTAAAGAGCATCTAGAATTTTTATATAAGGGGATAAAAGAAGGTTCTAATTGTTTAGGGTATTTAGTGTGGACAAGTATAGACTGTTGGTCTTGGTTAAATTCATATAAAAATAGATATGGTTTAATAAGTTTAGATTTAAAAACAAATAAAAGAAGTATAAAAAAATCAGGATTATGGTTTAATGAATTAAGTAAGAATAATGGTTTTTAA